In one window of Flavobacterium ginsengisoli DNA:
- a CDS encoding DUF2339 domain-containing protein, whose amino-acid sequence MVLGIGYLSIYTALKVSPMFRVLILWLYAGILAGSYYFLKKKEKWFKTGLWLRSAGASLFLFGCFGASQIPALTFIDNIPLAYSLIGIGIGINLFVGYIIKQQTFLSLHTILSILILCVIPEKLLITFLLASVTATAGIILSYKEKWEYHLLIVISGFIIFDIWFTQGTNALSKSQNIFAIIGIVLVSVSCMYMQYRSIYANTRFDKIAFVTHLTNWILFALGLVLHSTGSRIKIFVLLAAGILCLFATLFARKKKIFWLYHLDGMVSFVLFALTIFMLNDWKVGYDIIACGLYFLVVTCLIIVYKSKEILLHKIFLGLNHALGIFILGFFILHINPSSVQTNITNIFASLIVMIVATLSVSVFCVARKEFLETDVFLLKKDLSLNGILSILFSMFFFISWYHTIEISFYYPLVFIALLWCLLRFKFKTNTFDIGRFTFLNIAIVVGVVLIAIEAKSNLDIFYALGIIAVIIANWFVKEFYTDKSIIKTISIVGANALLVSLSYKYLFLGNIVQILPWIAIAILNHEFLWLQFKRKTLSSDNQILLYLFCAVFLIFGNALFLYNTQFLNTIEIGLIALGLSAVEVYVLFADKIRNKSNEVISGWGSFHTLNCELILLNALIFGFSCIELTYIPIYLGGLAILIFWIFQKIEKFGRYNIYSFVLLIGTIFLSIYQAIFDANPDNRIILYSVQALCVLLSVVYYYLQVKSTREAGKMFISVLPIVQNLWIITLLFIQVEIAYLPAIFMLLAILNFGLILYRKINLAPESILIISLLSILVSAFYSVKKLNDFDLIDWGLQLLSVALLIVLVILIKKKDFIKELKVDFQIVINFWLSTIMFAQLEHKWLPVFWASTAIVNSILYYKKIGNKKEISIVYYLLANFHLAFVSFNYFESRFEFVYLIIFALLALYIFIVYKYIEDFEFKNSIIIYPATFSIGLFLFLTFDKGILTFFWILESLGLLILGILLKEKYFRYVSLSLVGICVIRLMFFDLSNADFLIRAMVLLGVGIVLLIMNTLFKKYKERFD is encoded by the coding sequence ATGGTGTTAGGAATTGGTTATCTGAGTATTTATACAGCATTGAAAGTTTCGCCAATGTTCCGTGTATTAATTCTTTGGCTTTATGCTGGAATTTTAGCTGGGTCTTATTATTTTTTAAAGAAGAAAGAAAAATGGTTCAAAACAGGACTTTGGCTTCGTAGCGCTGGAGCAAGTTTATTCTTGTTTGGCTGTTTTGGCGCATCGCAAATTCCGGCTCTTACATTTATAGATAATATTCCTCTTGCGTATTCGCTTATTGGAATCGGAATCGGAATCAATTTGTTTGTGGGATATATTATTAAACAGCAAACCTTTTTATCGCTCCATACTATTTTGAGTATTTTAATTCTCTGTGTAATTCCCGAAAAACTATTAATTACATTTTTACTAGCGTCAGTCACTGCAACAGCGGGAATTATTTTATCGTACAAAGAAAAATGGGAGTATCATTTGTTAATTGTTATTTCTGGTTTTATAATATTTGATATTTGGTTTACACAAGGCACAAATGCGTTAAGTAAGTCTCAAAATATCTTCGCTATAATCGGTATTGTTTTGGTTTCGGTTAGCTGTATGTATATGCAATACAGAAGTATTTATGCCAATACAAGATTTGATAAAATTGCCTTTGTAACGCATTTAACCAATTGGATTTTATTTGCTTTAGGCCTGGTTTTGCATTCAACCGGAAGCAGAATCAAAATCTTTGTTTTGCTGGCCGCGGGTATTCTTTGCCTTTTTGCAACACTATTTGCCAGAAAGAAAAAGATTTTTTGGCTGTATCATCTTGACGGAATGGTTTCGTTTGTACTTTTTGCTTTAACCATTTTTATGCTTAATGATTGGAAAGTAGGTTATGATATAATCGCATGCGGATTGTACTTCTTAGTGGTTACATGCCTAATAATTGTTTACAAAAGCAAGGAAATTTTATTGCATAAAATATTTTTAGGACTCAATCATGCTTTAGGGATTTTTATTTTAGGATTCTTTATTTTGCACATCAATCCATCCTCAGTACAAACCAATATTACAAATATCTTTGCTTCCTTAATTGTGATGATAGTGGCAACATTGTCAGTTTCTGTTTTTTGTGTTGCAAGAAAAGAATTTTTAGAAACAGATGTTTTCCTTTTAAAGAAAGATTTGAGCTTAAATGGAATTCTCTCTATTCTGTTTTCAATGTTCTTTTTCATAAGCTGGTATCATACAATCGAAATTTCGTTCTATTATCCGCTTGTGTTTATTGCTTTATTGTGGTGTCTTTTGCGCTTCAAATTCAAAACAAACACATTTGATATAGGAAGATTTACTTTTTTAAACATTGCTATTGTAGTAGGTGTAGTATTAATTGCTATAGAAGCAAAATCTAATTTAGATATTTTTTATGCTCTAGGAATTATTGCTGTAATTATAGCAAACTGGTTTGTAAAGGAATTTTATACAGATAAAAGCATTATTAAAACAATTAGCATTGTGGGGGCAAATGCATTACTTGTTTCGCTTTCTTATAAATATCTGTTTTTAGGAAATATTGTTCAAATTTTGCCTTGGATTGCTATTGCTATATTAAACCATGAATTTCTTTGGCTTCAATTTAAGCGAAAAACACTTTCTTCAGACAACCAAATTCTGCTGTATCTTTTTTGTGCGGTTTTTTTAATATTCGGAAATGCTTTGTTTTTATATAACACCCAATTTTTAAATACTATCGAAATTGGATTGATTGCTTTGGGACTTTCTGCTGTCGAAGTTTATGTTTTGTTTGCAGATAAAATAAGAAACAAGTCAAACGAGGTTATTTCTGGATGGGGAAGTTTCCATACATTAAATTGTGAGCTGATACTTCTTAATGCTTTAATTTTTGGTTTCTCTTGTATTGAACTTACCTATATTCCAATATATTTAGGAGGTTTGGCTATATTAATTTTTTGGATTTTTCAGAAAATTGAAAAATTTGGGCGTTACAACATTTATTCGTTTGTACTATTAATTGGAACAATATTTTTAAGTATTTATCAGGCCATTTTTGATGCCAATCCTGATAATAGAATTATACTTTATAGTGTGCAAGCCTTATGCGTTTTGCTATCTGTAGTTTATTATTATTTGCAAGTAAAAAGTACAAGAGAAGCAGGTAAAATGTTTATTTCAGTTTTACCGATTGTTCAAAACTTATGGATCATCACTTTATTATTTATTCAGGTAGAAATTGCTTATTTGCCAGCTATATTTATGCTTTTGGCCATCTTGAATTTTGGTCTGATTTTATACAGAAAGATAAATTTAGCTCCAGAATCGATTTTAATTATTTCACTTTTGTCCATTTTAGTTTCTGCTTTTTACAGCGTCAAAAAGCTTAATGATTTTGATTTGATCGATTGGGGATTACAGCTATTGAGTGTGGCTTTATTGATTGTCTTAGTTATCCTGATCAAGAAAAAAGATTTCATAAAAGAATTGAAAGTAGATTTTCAAATTGTCATCAACTTTTGGCTTTCTACAATTATGTTTGCGCAATTAGAGCATAAATGGCTTCCTGTGTTTTGGGCCTCAACTGCTATTGTAAATAGTATTCTTTATTATAAAAAAATAGGAAACAAAAAGGAAATCAGTATTGTGTATTACTTACTGGCCAATTTTCATTTGGCTTTTGTAAGTTTCAATTATTTTGAATCTAGATTCGAATTTGTATACCTTATTATATTTGCGTTACTGGCACTATACATTTTTATTGTCTATAAATATATCGAAGATTTCGAATTTAAAAACAGCATTATTATTTATCCAGCCACTTTTAGTATTGGTTTATTTTTGTTCCTTACATTCGATAAAGGAATCTTAACCTTCTTCTGGATATTAGAATCTCTAGGATTGCTTATATTAGGTATTCTTCTTAAAGAAAAATATTTTAGATATGTATCATTGTCTTTGGTAGGAATTTGTGTTATACGACTCATGTTTTTTGACTTATCAAACGCAGATTTCCTAATCAGAGCTATGGTTTTATTAGGAGTTGGAATAGTACTTTTGATTATGAATACGCTATTTAAAAAATACAAAGAGCGATTTGATTAA
- a CDS encoding AraC family transcriptional regulator, which produces MQNANLKCGLSEPTEGQFLDNISTNAYVWYDQNWQHDEYLHTHERYQLTYVEEGYQYFHIEEKTYLVPQNHVIWIPTKKEHRISSESKTVNLIIALFKSVPTQDFFQNVHVFSAPNVLKEMILYAQKWDKLLTENEEQSNFLKAILTSLPNFCKENNALQIPVPADDRLIPVCDYINKNYQYAFEIDELANLAQMSVRSLQRVFKQKTNITLQKYLRLIRILKSIELLDAKQYTLSQIAHLVGYKSLSAFSASYFNIIQEKPKLRK; this is translated from the coding sequence ATGCAAAACGCCAATTTAAAATGTGGCTTATCTGAACCAACGGAAGGTCAATTTCTAGACAATATATCAACAAACGCTTATGTTTGGTATGACCAAAACTGGCAGCATGACGAATATCTGCACACGCACGAACGTTACCAATTAACTTATGTAGAAGAGGGTTATCAATATTTTCATATTGAAGAAAAGACTTATCTCGTTCCGCAAAACCATGTTATCTGGATTCCGACCAAAAAAGAACATCGCATTTCTTCAGAATCTAAAACCGTAAACTTGATAATTGCTTTATTCAAATCTGTTCCCACGCAAGATTTTTTTCAAAATGTGCATGTTTTCTCGGCTCCCAATGTTTTAAAAGAAATGATTCTTTATGCTCAAAAATGGGATAAACTTTTAACAGAAAATGAAGAACAGTCCAATTTCTTAAAAGCGATTTTAACGAGTCTTCCTAACTTTTGCAAAGAAAACAATGCATTACAAATTCCAGTTCCTGCAGATGACCGTTTGATTCCTGTTTGCGATTACATCAACAAAAATTATCAATATGCTTTTGAAATTGACGAATTGGCCAATCTAGCCCAAATGTCGGTTCGCAGTTTGCAAAGGGTTTTTAAACAGAAAACAAATATTACGCTTCAAAAATATTTGCGACTAATTCGTATTCTAAAAAGCATTGAACTTTTAGATGCCAAACAATATACTTTAAGTCAGATTGCTCATTTGGTTGGTTATAAAAGTCTATCTGCTTTTAGCGCTTCTTATTTTAATATAATTCAAGAAAAACCAAAACTTAGGAAATGA
- a CDS encoding DUF4249 domain-containing protein has translation MNKALALITLLFVFSFASCEDVVNLDLPTGETKLVIDAEIIWKKGTDGKEQTIKISKTAPYYSGSTPKVSGAQVRVENGNGDTFTFNETEAGVYKCTNFVPVLNADYKLFVDAEGQSFTAVEKLTSVTPINKVEQNIVKDFDGTDIIELTFYYTDPADQTNYYVTDYQSSFLIYPEYEITNDEFYNGNEISTRYSHEDDIKTGTTVTITHRGVSKNFYNYWKLILEASNSNPFSIPPGNIRGNIVNTTDATNFALGYFRLCEADQVPYLVK, from the coding sequence ATGAACAAAGCACTGGCATTAATAACTCTACTTTTTGTTTTTTCTTTTGCTTCATGCGAAGATGTGGTCAATCTTGATTTGCCAACTGGTGAAACCAAACTGGTTATTGATGCTGAAATTATTTGGAAAAAAGGAACCGACGGGAAAGAACAAACTATAAAAATTAGTAAAACAGCTCCTTACTACAGCGGCTCGACGCCAAAAGTTTCGGGTGCGCAGGTACGAGTAGAAAACGGTAATGGCGATACTTTTACTTTTAACGAAACCGAAGCTGGAGTGTACAAATGCACCAATTTTGTTCCTGTACTTAATGCTGATTATAAATTATTTGTTGATGCCGAAGGCCAAAGTTTTACAGCTGTTGAAAAATTGACTTCTGTAACTCCAATTAATAAAGTGGAGCAAAATATTGTTAAAGATTTTGACGGAACAGATATCATTGAATTGACTTTTTATTACACTGATCCTGCAGATCAAACCAATTATTATGTGACTGATTATCAAAGTTCATTTTTGATTTATCCAGAATATGAAATCACAAATGATGAATTTTATAACGGAAACGAAATCAGTACAAGATATTCTCATGAAGACGATATAAAAACGGGAACGACTGTAACAATTACGCATAGAGGTGTTTCTAAAAATTTCTATAATTATTGGAAATTAATTCTAGAAGCTTCAAATTCTAATCCGTTTTCTATTCCTCCTGGAAATATTAGAGGAAACATTGTAAATACAACCGATGCTACTAATTTTGCTTTGGGCTATTTTAGACTTTGCGAAGCAGATCAGGTTCCTTACTTGGTGAAATAA